One Monomorium pharaonis isolate MP-MQ-018 unplaced genomic scaffold, ASM1337386v2 scaffold_448, whole genome shotgun sequence genomic window, GACCAACCAAAGTATCGATGCTCGAGACGTGTCTTTAAAAAGAGACCCTGGACCCTTTCGCACATGTcttgtaaatatgtatgtacctCGTTTACACACCTACCCAGTCTTTCAGTACAACTTCAAGTACACTTCCAAAACGTCACTCAACGATCAAGGATCTGAAAGAATCGACGATTTAAGTTGCTTTCGAAATTTCTTAAAGCTCCGCAGCtttgaaaatgtttgaaaagttgaaattatattaaaaagtatctccaattattgatatatgcaaaattgttattcattaattatcaataaagtaAATCGTCGGTCTGTTCAGATACTCAAtctctttcttaaaaaagacgAATTAAAAGTAATCGATACAAATTTGATCTGCGATGACAGAaaggatatttataatttaattaaagttgaaaatcaattttaactcaATTTCCTTATTAATTCCCAGAAAATGTAACGTTTTTcttcttagaaatttttcggttaactcttatatttttagagGATTGCTATGTAGTGTTGCGAAGTATTTAAACTTCGAAATCTTTAATGATATGCATTAATCAATTGATTCTTTAAAGGCGCAAGTTTGCCCTAGCTTTTTaagatttctaaattttatctttcaatCTTATCTATGTATTATCGTGAATACCAAATTTGgacttttaaaatatcgattacAAAACAGTACTCCTCTCAGGCCAAGCGAGAAAAACCAATGTTCTCTTGTTATTACTTGGCCTATACCTCGTGTGATTATCCTGTaccttattattatataatattaatgatatatattgatacatagaattatattatcagAGTTAAGGTATCTCGTTGTCTGCCATACGTGCCATGTCAAAAGGAATATTTCTCGCATTTTCttgaatcttttaatattattacatttcttgttttttaaatttctttaaaagaaagaattttcttttaagatttataaaattcttttataccttattgaaatcttaaatctttatatgATATCAATTATTCGCAAAAGTTTTTCATTTCTGGAACGCTCCAGTCGCATgggatttttaattattaagcattctttgatttatagatattttgtGTTCAACTTCTAAAGaagaatatctttttgtataattctATTCCGATCTTCATGGCAGATAAAGTGTTAGTACTTATTACAATCGTTCTCAAATTGTTGAAGTTTAAGAATTTAATCCCTCTTATTGAAACGAgctatattatgtatatatacattatatgcatatatgtatatatacatatataaaatcgaCTGTTAAAAGCATTCTCTGAATTTATTCTCGTTCGCAAATATAATTGCGATTTTTTCGCCGTTGTAAACGCAAAATGCGCCTTTCGCGTGTTTAACAAGATTAGCGTGTAGCATGTACATACGTGTATGCATTTTTGTTAAAACGTATGTACACTCGTGCATAcctgtgaaaaaataaatttaccttTGTACCACGAACTATTGTgtcatttatctttaattatttattattaaattctctttcttaaaaaatatatatacataaaataatattaaaagatatatataaaacttgaatatctatatttttaaaaattagaaattaaaaaatttaacattttttaaaaatatttattagattaatGGTTCTATTAAAGAAACttggattttaattaaaaaaaaattttttttttatgtatgtttacagtttacacttttatagattcttatttaatatttctgttacatatatcttacaaatttttgataaataattccaTATATTTGATAACTCTTGAATTTGAAAATCCCGCTTGCGAAAAATAGTGGAAAAATCAAAACTTATACtcggtttttctttttcattctaCTGATGCAGATTGCAGTTCtgattattattctatttactattgtacatattaaatattgtatatttaacattatggacgggattcatagaccgatcttaagctcaagcattgtcttaagtctagcttcgagccgacttgagacttacttaaccaatgaaataacagcattaacgtctcaagatcgtgcttaagctggaacttgaataagattcgactatgaattccggcctatgtatgtaaatttttcattgacGCATTTTCCAATTAAGCTGCCTGCGCTACCTGGCCGGCTGGCCCGAAATCTcttttgaaaacaaatatgGCGAACAAGACTGTATTTGCTGATCGATCGAAGCAGATCGAGGTTATCGTTTCTTGCCGCGGAAACAGTTATCAGTTACAATACTTTATCGAATGTCTTATCAAAATGTGCAAAGTGCGACATGATGATGAGCGAACGCATGTTCACGAGATATAACTCTACTATGACAAAATTATGAGTACATTTAAGTGGACTCGACGACAGAAGCGAAAATGGCAAGGATACAGTGGTCTTTGACGAAGGCGCCAAGTGTTCTTCggtaaatcaatttttctatcccttgaaattaatattcaccAGTCCTTTGTTACATTGTTCTTTTTGATCGCACCAAGATTATTCCTATCTCTACTACTTTGTTTATGTCAAcactgtattaaaaattattgttttttaactcATTTGTTGCCTctataactaatattttatatgaatctaACAAATATAACGATCTGATTTTGACCTGTGTTTTAAGGGTTAGTTTAAAACAAAGGTGGTGGCGGCTTCAAATCGTTTTTAAATCGCTGTTCTACAATGACTTTTTGAATTGGAGCTACACATGTGATATACTTATGGAACCCATGTTCTGGTTTGTCGAGAACTTTACTTCCTTTTTGGGTCcagtaagtttttattattcatttttatattatattacaaagtaTTGTATTGGATTTATGacacaactttttaatatatttttagcacaaagattttattttgtaatacgtttatatcaaataattaactttgaaATTGACTTAGTTGAAAAATCAATAGACTATTGATACTTGAGACTACTTGAGACTAATCTTTGTCATAGTGAattgtcaaatttaaaaagaaaactgatTGGGTTGACATATCCTAatcaattgaaaaatattagaaatttttgaattgcAGTTATGTTCTGttgtattaacattaaatttaactgtagtttttttacagttggtttattttatttatatgtgctGCAATAGCAAGTGATATATATTTCATGATATTATATGTGATATTATAGTATAATCATGATATTATAGTGacatgatattatatttattatattgtatgaaTAATATTCCACATAGAATGCtttatttgatacaattattttacaaaatataattgaatttattacctttattttacttaaggCAAGCTTTGTGATATCCACAATATATTTACTAAGCGCTGCAGTTTACAGGTTTTCGTTGTAATGGTGAGTCTGCTGACTGTCAGTATCGTATGCATTGCATATTATGTGGGCCTACCTTGGTGGTGGGAACGAAGTCCACTGATGacgataattttattgctaattGGAAACTGGCTACTGGTTAATGTTtgctttcattattatatggGCGTGACTGTGCCAGCTGGCAATCCACCACAGGGTGGTCTTATCCCAGAGGCTGTAAGCATTTGCAAGAAGTGCATCAAGCCAAAACCACCCAGAACACATCATTGCTCTGTTTGTAACAAGTGTATCCTCAAAATGGATCATCATTGTCGTATCCTTTGCATATTtcatagattaattttatatatttaattattttttatcaattatttttaactaattattttttatcaattatttttaactaattaatttaatttaaggttgttttgtaaaacattCTGTGATAAATCTTCCTTAATCAATGTACAGCATGGTTAAACAACTGTGTTGGCCATTATAATCATCGGCATTTCTTCCTGTATATGGTTTACACCGTAGTTGGTGTTACATTCATTATGATATTCGGTGTACGACTCGCCTATGAGGAATTCTATCCTGATCAGGAACCAGAATTGGATGGCCATCCAGTACGTCTCAATAATTCAGAAATAATTCCATTGGTATGTTAGTTAATTAGACAAAAACATGTTATTGTCTTTTGCAAACTGATAAACGTGCACTTGATTGATGCAGACAGAATCGTTGGAGCACTTGAGCAAGGAGGAGTTGGCAGAAATAGCAAGACAAGTGGCAGAAACTGAAGCCAAAGAATGGCGAAAAAGACTGATAATTTTCGCGGGTCTAATCTGTGTCGCCACATTTGCAGCGCTGGGTGCCCTAGCTTGGTGGCACGCAGGTCTCATTAGTCGAGGAGAGACTAGCATTGAGGCACATATCAATAGCGCAGAATCGAAGAAATATCGAGCTCAGAATAAGTTCTATCAGAATCCTTACGACTTTGGACCAAAAGAGAATTGGAGATTGTTCTTAGGAACAAAAACTAGGTattaaaagagttaaaataaaCACATCTTAAAACGTTAAGCAGCGCCCTCCGATTAAAATACAAGTAATaatgtttcataatttatacaataattttgcgtgcataaaatttttagccagacatgataattaaaagaattaaactttacaagattaattgaatttcacacattatttaatatgttgatTATACTAAAAGCATTCCTTTTAATTTGCgcatatttattcaattttaacatgaaaatgattttgattaaaaaaaagtaatcactgaaaaaaattttattcagtaTCTATTTTTGGCATTTTGTcacatgtattatttttgcattgttgcattatgaaaaaatgtatttactattatcctttaaatatattaaatatttgctgttGCAGGAGCTGGTGGCATATTTTATTCCCATCAATTTATGGTCCTTACGGCGATGGACTTACTTGGCGAACTATTCACGATagcaaaatttcttaatttcttttcaaatttttgagATTCCGTATAACATTCATGTCTTCTTGCAAATTctctattcatatatttgaatattctaGTCAGAACTCCAGACTGTTTAATTACAATTCAATTGAAAAGTTATCGAAGTGgcatatatatagttaaccatttgcaataattttctcgaTAGACAATAATTGGAACAAGTCAGCTTTttgaaattacaaaattattctaacATAGGAaattaacattacattttcaaaataatgagtagagaaaaatttgcaaatgccacaaattctttaatctttgattaatttgactggctaattatttgataactAACTGATAACTAAGTTTAATACTTGatttatagtattatacaatttaataaagaatgttttttatatctttcataaaaggcgaataaattgcaattattatccTTGCGGCCAGACATTCTCTTCGATCCACTGAAGATAATGGACACTCTAGTATACACGCCAGGACTCGTAGCACAGGCTTGATCGAAGTTGGTGATACCTATTATTTGATAGATGCAAATTTTAGCAGAATGGACTTCATGGACTATTTGCAGAGGACCGCCGGTATTTCCTTGGCAGGAGTCCTTGGACCAGTTGTTAATAAGATCGCCAGCACAAAGCATACTTGTTGTGATACCGTGTGGAACTTGAATAGAATTGTTGTATTTTAGTGTACATAACGAATTGTCTAGTAGATCCAGTTTAGCTTTTTGCAATGTATCGCTCAGATCTCCAtctgaatgcatataatttaaGTCAATATTCTTAACTTATTCAAATCTGTAATTCTCATAACAAAGGTTTAATAATCCTCATAAAAGGTTTTGCATGTATTAGGAATTCTCTAAAAATGTGTAgcaaaaattcttaataaatgtaaagcccttaaacatttaaattttttaatcgatttaGTTTTACTatctattacatttttttcttgttatttaattactggTTACTTACCGAATGCAGTGAGACCCCAAccagtaattaaaaaacttgaagGCACGGTATTGTATTGCTGAAAAAGATACGCAGGTCGTATGGATGTACTAAATGAGACTGCGTTCATGAGTAATACTAGAGCTACGTCGGCATATAGCTTGGGTGGATTATAGTCCTTGTGTCTTATAGTATCCTTGATGGAAACCGTGATGCCTATCTTGTCTGTTAATTTATGGAAGCCTATCCTTGCGTGAGTTGCACCATCACtgcaagaaaatatattggaAAGGATTGACTTTGTTAATTatcctataaatataaattgtaaattttattcaactcaaaatttttaatatgtttaaactACAAAActggatttttaaaattcataatttttttaaaatgtaaaatatatgttatgttaCGTCGAAGAAATACTATGAAATTAGTCTTAAAGAATATCTTcgcgttttaatattttgtaagttttatgattgtgtatataaaaatataattaactttaaaagttttttttttcttcagtgCATTTATAAATggtttaagatttaaaaaatggcagAAGTATACTTTGGTCCATGAGTGCAATGCGCAGCGGATAGTACCCAGGTATGCGAAATCAGCGTGCCACCGCATGTCAGAATGAATTCGTCAGAATTGCGTCTGCCCAGAGCGACCATGTGAGAAAACTCACCAACAATAGCGGTACCTCCGACCACCGTGGTTCGAAAGGTAATACCAAGTAATTTGAACCTAACATAGTGTCGGAAGGATTAAATATCAACTGCAATGTTTTTTCTGACGATGAACTAGTCGTAGTTGTTATCGAGGGCGTACCCGTAATTTCCTCCACATATTCATCACActctatgaaatttattttatagatatatttattatatatagatattattactattgttGAGTGAGAAAAAGTAAGAAGAATAAAATcagtcaataaaatatatcgaaaTCGTACGTggtatttaagaaaaaaatgttttacataaaaattgtaagatttcaacaaataaataaaaaaataatacacatttgAGTTTTTCCGTACTTGcgcttaaaataaaataaatatcgccATTTGATGCATTTATTGAAATCTTACAACCTAATACTTTTTCCTTACTCTGTACAAGGAAAAATGAATCATTCAGATGATTAAAATGGTAATCGTTCAGATGTCTAAAATggtgaatattttataaatgtgtgcTCGAGTTCTTAGATACACtcatttagatttttatatcttctacTGCACAATATTTTGCTAGTACAttacttttctatttttacatttttttattctataagctcttaaaatatataatcgtaCTTTACTTACTGCGTTCTGAAATCGTTTTTAGTGATTTGTTgttttaatagataaaaaatccTTTAATGGTAATCGCCTTATTAAGATTGGCGATTTAGGAGAAGTAAACGGACGAGATGTAAAATCTTTATGAAATGGAGCTGAACTAGTAAATGCTGATGTAGATTCTGGTGTATTAGGTAAGCTTGAGATTAGCGATTGAGGAGAAGTCGgtgaaaaagatattataaaatctttatgaaATGGAACTGAAGTAGTAAATACTGATGTAGGTAGTATTGTATTAGATGCTGATGTACGATAATATGGTCGTGGTGTGGAAGGTAATCTCTGTATAGTAGGCTTTGGTGATGAGCTTTGTGAaggatttttattatcattgcGAAAGAAATTGTTGTCAGGAACGATTATATCGGATGCTTGTGATGTAAAACCATTTGACAAGAATGAAGGCTTAAAAGAGAGATTAATCTGAGAGTTATTATTCCGATCAGAAAAGACTATACTGATATTAAGTTGTAATGAATTGTTATTTGgcaagtataaatttttatttttgttcttcAAAGAGCCATTGTCTAAAAGatatacaagtaaaaatatactataataattgtagaaaagctttctataaatatgtacaattgtatattatattgtttaatttatattactttatgtatataaatatattcttattctttttatgtacattaatttacaatataaattcttagCATTCAATTtgccaatataaaaattttatgatgtaaaagtttcaaaaaagcaaatatcagtatcaaagattttaaaaatcatatttacaaCTATACAGATATCGctatctaataaatatacataaatatatttgagttTGATAATACTATCCACATACAACAAATAACAATCCAGCAAACAAGGTACTGACAAATAACGACgtctttaatttcaataaaacgttaaaatattgtttgacGTTATCTTGTTTcctgaaaattatttcacaacgataatacaataatacgacattcatatttattaataactatctaaaaactgtaaaataatcTAGTTGTCATGGCAATAAGTAGCACTTAAAATGATTACCAATGATAATTCTGAATTTTTTCTATCTGTGGACCAGACAGAGACCACATCAAGGATAATGAAGATCGCAACcaagatgaaataaaaatccattACTGAAGAAAAACGCGTGAAAGATGTACCAGGATAATCAGTATTTGATATCAACGCATAGAAATTTGACAATGAAGATAAGCTGCTGCAGCGAGGTGCGCAGCAGTGGAATCTGCATGTGTCTCTCTGCCAAAATCAGAATGGTAAacgattttaacaatattgagGTGATAATTCCATTAAAGAGATTAAAGAGATTGAAGAGATTAacgttaatgtaaaaaaatcagatGCAGATAATAAAACACGAAGttaattatactaaaaattaaattaaatgataaaaatcttagaagtataaattattatatttttgtaaaaatgtgatacaatttttaaaaaaatacaatttagaatacatttagaataataattttgtaaaatataattagtaaagTAAGTTTGTTTATTTACTCCTCCCTCTCGGGTTTTGGGGGACTTCCTAGCTGTTTTTACATCGATTCTACATTGTgtgtaaaatatgattaaaatacataaattataatcaacacatttaaatataacgacttctttattatttataaagttgatatagttaattattatattaatgatacattttttttagaatacgTATTTAGTAACAGAATTAGTGAAagacttaattttaatttttaatcttatatttttatggaatattaattgcttatttaatttaatttaatataatagttaaatttgttttaaaaatataaagcttcttcttttcttgtaacataaaaaaatataataaaataagaaaaagaagaggagaAATATATGCAGACAATATTCATACAGGATAATTATCAAGAGCATACTGATCGTCTATCGATCAAACtggataatttataattctaataattaaaacagataAAACAGTTAttactttacataaaaatatgtaaaataaaaagatattgaaaaaataagagaaaggtAAGCCAGTGATCGAAACCAAATCGAATCAATTTATAACAAAgtcaatgtataataaatttattggtttCCATTTTCAGTAAGTTCCGCGCAGACAACAGTGCAACGAAATACATCTCCAATCTTTCACAAACaagttgtataaaataactgtTCTGCAGTTGATGTAAAAGCTAAGCGATGAGTAAGTCAATTATAGGTAAAATGCTTCTTTGTGCACTTCCTCAATGTTATGAATAAGACCAAGTAACACGTAAGAGATTTACATAATCTTATGCGTTTTtccgataataaatataggTGCGTCTCTCGTCATGCAAGCTCCGTctacaataaatgtaataagcCTTATACCGTATAAAATTGAGTAATCATactcgattattcttctcatattaGTATAATAGGTCAATTTCCCACGCCTAAAGACTTACTTAAGTATTATAGACATATCATAAATGTGGTCTG contains:
- the LOC105831008 gene encoding palmitoyltransferase ZDHHC16 isoform X2, encoding MARIQWSLTKAPSVLRVSLKQRWWRLQIVFKSLFYNDFLNWSYTCDILMEPMFWFVENFTSFLGPFTGFRCNAGNPPQGGLIPEAVSICKKCIKPKPPRTHHCSVCNKCILKMDHHCPWLNNCVGHYNHRHFFLYMVYTVVGVTFIMIFGVRLAYEEFYPDQEPELDGHPVRLNNSEIIPLTESLEHLSKEELAEIARQVAETEAKEWRKRLIIFAGLICVATFAALGALAWWHAGLISRGETSIEAHINSAESKKYRAQNKFYQNPYDFGPKENWRLFLGTKTRSWWHILFPSIYGPYGDGLTWRTIHDSKIS
- the LOC105831008 gene encoding palmitoyltransferase ZDHHC16 isoform X1 — its product is MARIQWSLTKAPSVLRVSLKQRWWRLQIVFKSLFYNDFLNWSYTCDILMEPMFWFVENFTSFLGPVFVVMVSLLTVSIVCIAYYVGLPWWWERSPLMTIILLLIGNWLLVNVCFHYYMGVTVPAGNPPQGGLIPEAVSICKKCIKPKPPRTHHCSVCNKCILKMDHHCPWLNNCVGHYNHRHFFLYMVYTVVGVTFIMIFGVRLAYEEFYPDQEPELDGHPVRLNNSEIIPLTESLEHLSKEELAEIARQVAETEAKEWRKRLIIFAGLICVATFAALGALAWWHAGLISRGETSIEAHINSAESKKYRAQNKFYQNPYDFGPKENWRLFLGTKTRSWWHILFPSIYGPYGDGLTWRTIHDSKIS
- the LOC105831008 gene encoding palmitoyltransferase ZDHHC16 isoform X3, encoding MVSLLTVSIVCIAYYVGLPWWWERSPLMTIILLLIGNWLLVNVCFHYYMGVTVPAGNPPQGGLIPEAVSICKKCIKPKPPRTHHCSVCNKCILKMDHHCPWLNNCVGHYNHRHFFLYMVYTVVGVTFIMIFGVRLAYEEFYPDQEPELDGHPVRLNNSEIIPLTESLEHLSKEELAEIARQVAETEAKEWRKRLIIFAGLICVATFAALGALAWWHAGLISRGETSIEAHINSAESKKYRAQNKFYQNPYDFGPKENWRLFLGTKTRSWWHILFPSIYGPYGDGLTWRTIHDSKIS